In the Zingiber officinale cultivar Zhangliang chromosome 5A, Zo_v1.1, whole genome shotgun sequence genome, TGTTCATACTACTCAAAGGAATGCTTTGCTTTGCTTGTGGCCATGGCAAATGAAAGATGCTGATGTTAAGAGAGTTATCTTCATGGTGGTATGCATATCAAAATTAGTTTGGTTCACCACGACTCTCTCCACCATTTCATAAACTCActagcaaagaaaataagaggTAGAAGAAATTATGTTTGTGTCTGCGCAATTGAAGCATCTATTGCTGCAGGTGCTACCATCGCCTGCTATGATGGCACAGGGTCGCTTGCTGTGTATCCAAAACCACTTGGCCATGGTCTGTGATAGCCTTTGGGCTATCAATTCAATGATGATTATCCCTAAGATGAGAGTGTTGTATAACATGTATTTGCAATCGAAGAAGTTGGATGGTGTGTTAGATGTACCTATAGAATTTGCAGATTGGGAGACAGATGTGGCTGCATCAGTTACAGATGCAGGAGAATTGCTTGGTCGAATCTTGGATTGGGAAGCAAGTCTGCATCGTTACATTGTGGGCAACCCCCAACAGGTGCACTTTCGCCATGTTATTCTAGTAGAGCTGAAAGAGATGTTGTGCTGCTTGAATTCTCTTGTGCTCAGAGGATCTGCAATGGGTCTTCGGAGGGACCCCATGAGTTCTATGAACCCACTCCGAGAAGACTACTCCATCGTCCTAAACAATGAGGTGGTGGGTAGACAGGAAGATATAGAGAAACTCATTGTAATCTTTCAACAATATCAACCGGTACCATCCAACAACAATGGCAATGATAGCGATCCATTTGTGATTGTCATAGTCGGCAAAGAAGGGGTTGGGAAGGCAACCTTGGCACGAATGATCTACCATCACACTTGGGTTTGCAAACAATTTCATCATCGCATTTGGGTGGATGTACCCCGCCTGTCGCCGTTCAAGATTGTTAATATAATTAGAAAAGAATTTGCAAGGTCCATAAACAATGAAGAATATTGCGATTTACACCGTGAGCTGCCGCTACATGCCTTTTGGGAATACATCAATGAACAACTCGATGGAAGGAGATACTTGTTGGTGCTTCATTTTGAATATTTGGCTAGTTTGACGCAACAAGAGTGGAATGAGTTGAAGAACATCCTGTTACCTGTGGGCGGGCCTGGGAGTGGAGTCTTGATCATCAACAGATCATCAACACAATCAGTAAGTGACATGGGTTTTCTACATACGGTGAAGAATATTAGAACATACTGCTTGAATCCCTTATCAGAGGATGCATGGTTGGAATTATTCAAGAGACACGCAGCAACAACAATCCCATCGAAGCAGGACAAATCAGAGATCGATGAGCTCATTCCATTTACTAAGCAACACTTCCAAAACTTGATTCATCAACCTTTATTGGCAAAGATTGTTGGATGGTTAAACCATGATGTTCAGACAACATTTCCTAGTCCCTTACCTGCTGCACTAGAAGAATTTTATATGCTTAGGAATTTGCAACTTGTCAACATACGAGTACTCCAATACCGTATCCTACTTTCTGGTATTCAGAATGAATATAATGCCATCTTACGTGTgttgaccactgaatacctcaTACCAACTGAAATGGCCGGACTTGGTTGGATCGAGAGCCATTATACAACACAGGAAGTACTAGAATTCATGATTCCAAGGATGGTCTACTACTTGCGTACGAAGGTCCCTAAAGATTCAACTACTATTCCAAGGTGCTGTCGCTATTTGCGTTTGGAAATTAATCCTAGAGCGACACTATTTCGACTGCCAATCGTGCCAATTGAGGTGAGCAGGAAGCTGATATCGTTGATTCTACAAGAAGATGAGACAGCAACACAAGAATATGATGAGGAGGAAATAACACTTCAAGCATACAAAAAAAGACGCATGAAAGCAGCAACTGCAATATTAAAGTTCCTCAATAATATGTTGGTAAGACTCGTACATTTGCGTATATTAATTGTAGAAACTAGTATAATCCAAACCCTGCCCAATGAAGTTAGTATGTTGGTTAATTTGAGATACCTCCACCTTTCAAAGCTTAAGATGGAATTACTTCCGAAATCACTTTTTGACCTACATAATTTGCGAGTTTTAAGTTTGATTTGTTGCAAAAAGCTTCAAAAGATACCTGAACGAATCTATAAGCTTGAGAAGTTGGAGGTTTTGAGTCTAGCTTACTGCACAAAGCTTCAGCAGTTGCCAAAATCTATAACAAGACTCCAAAACTTACTACAACTTGATATGGAAGGTTGTTGTTGGCTCAGAAAGTTACCAGAGGATTTGTTCAGATTTAAATCACTGAGAGTCCTCCATGTCACAGGATGTGCATCCTTGTCTCAAATTCCCCTTGGGATCGAGCAATTATTTGGCCTTCGGAGTTTGGTAGTAATATTGGCTGGTGTCGATGGATGTTTTGGGCTCGCAGAGTTGCAAGCTTTAACAAATCTTCAACAATTAACATTACAAAACTTAGAACGAGTAAAGGAGACTCAGACTGAAATGCTGATGGGTCAACAAAGGCTTCGGATCTTGTCATTGCGTTGGGGTGGTGAAGAAGCAAATGATAGTTCTGAATCAGCTACACCACTGCAGGTACTCCAAGCTCTCCGACCCAACGTGCATTTGGAAAGGCTAATGATCATTTCATATAAGGGATTGGAATTGCCTACTTGGATGAGTAAACAACAACTTGCTCGTTTTGATTCTTTAGTTGAGATCAGACTCATCAATCTCAGGAGGTGTGCTACATTACCATCACTTGGTCAACTTCcccgtctcgtgaagcttgagataagtggCATGGATTTAATAAAGCACATAGACGATACATTTTATGGTGATGGTGACATATTTCCTACATTGATAGAGCTCACTTTTTCAGAAATGCTTTCACTAGAGAAATGGTCTCCACCGAAAAGAAAAAATGTCAAATCATTTCCATGGCTTAGAGAATTGACACTAATTCAGTGCCCTAAATTCAAGGAAATAAATCTACTATATGATTCTATTCTTACGATGAGAGTGTGGTTGAATAATAAGACAATATGGTCTCTTGAATTTTGCAATTGGGACAACCTCCAATACATTGAAAACATAGAGATAGTTGGGTGCCAAGAGCTAAGGCATCTGCCAGAGGGTATGCAAAGCTTGAAGCGTCTTACTCAAATGACAATTTACAGCTGCAATAATTTGGCGACTTCGGTAGCACTGTATTCACTCCAAGTTTTGTACCTTTTTGCTTGCCCAGTACTAGCATTCAACCTAGAAGCATTTACAAAACTTTCTCAACTGAAAATTAATGCTTGCCCAAAAATGCAAATGTGAGTGTGATCTTCAACTCCTAGTGGATTCTTCTAATTACTCCTATGCTTCAATCAAATtaaactagttatttattctctTCTTGCTTGTTTGTTCTACCTATTAGATGCTACTAATGGAATGAACTTTTTATTTTGATAAACAAACATTAACTGAGTTGTATAATTAGTAATATAATGTGTTTGATAAGAAAACTTAGTACTTGTCATTTGCTTAGTCATTGGGCATATTGAAATAATAAAAAAGAGAGGGAGGAATTATGAAATTTATTGAAAGGTTGACTGTCAAAGTGTAGCTGCAGTGGTTAGAAAAACTCAAACCAAGATTCATATCCTCAACTGATGTTATCAAGGCAAATTATATTGCCTGACTAATAATTGTTTATCATTTCAGTTATTATGATGCCTGGATGAAAAAAAATGAGGAACGACGAAGGGCagcaacagaagaagaagaaagaagaagaacctgGATGAAAGAAAGTGAGGAACAATGGCAGGCaatagaagaagaaagaagaagaatctGGATGCAAGAAATTGAGAAACGATGGCGggcaatagaagaagaagaagataaatatCACATACGAGGAGAAGCGGCACAAGGGTATgggtcagaagaagaagaagaaagaagaagaacctgGATGGAAGAAAATGAGAAACAATGGCGGgcaatagaaaaagaagaagaagaaagaagaagaacttggatgaaagaaaataaggaaCGATGGTGGGCaatagaagaagaaagaagaagaatccGCATGAAAGAAATTGAGGAACGACAGCGGgcactagaagaagaagaaagaagaagaacctcGATGAAAGAAATGAGGAACAATGGTGGGcaatagaagaagaagataaatatCACATACAAGGAGAAACTAGCGGAGAAATGGCAAAAGGATACTACGAAGAAGAAGATAGTTCTCTTCACCGAACTGAATGATTCTTTGAACATGTTGCAAGCAACAATAGATTTCACAGAGATTCTAATTGATATTGATCTGCTTGTTGAAATCGTGTCTTCTTGGCGTGTTTTAATTTGGTTATTCATTTAATTGGATTTTTATTGTATGAAATTAATGTGTGTTTGTTGTGACACTCTCTACTTGTCCTGCATCATTAATTAAATACAAGTCATGGCTATGGAACTTTCTCAGGCTTAGATACTTTTTCAATGAATTTATGCTACTAATTAAATcgatttattaatatttattaacaATACAAAATTCTTTGCCCTCGAGGGCAATAGTGGTACTTTCGTAATTTCTCAAACATTTAAAAATTGAGTCCTAATTTCAATAAATTAatggatatatatttttttttttaatgatggtGGATCTAAGAATAATGGATCAATAGACCGTTCGCTGTgaacatttcctaacaacctTATAATCCTACCTAAATGATCACCCTTAAGTTGCGTTTTGTTTAACCTTAGGTATATGactaccaagtaatcacataatcaaagttATAGGGAATGAAACATAACCATTagttgtttggttcaatttaggtaaTCCAGTAAAATCtcgtttgtttgaaggttttagtaCATAATCTAATATGATATTTTACCATATTATCCTTGatttaataatgataatattatattactaatagttatatatatatatataattaaatttttgttaattattttatgttttttttttatttttagatagttttaattaaatatataagttTTTATGCAAAAGGTATTAATGCTTGGATAATACAtaagtttttattattttattttatttttttcagttatttaataatattagatagtgataaaaaaaaaagaggaagagaTTAAAAGAAtgagaaacataaaaaaaaaaatattgattaaaaataatttgttgacCATAAAGGGATGGTAAATTAGGAGGAGAAAAAGGTCGCACGAGAaagacataaaaataaaattaaagaaatgaatggAAAAGAAAAAATTTCAACAAATTTTTACACACGTTTCACTAAAATCATGTTTATTTATCAGTGAAagcaatgcaaaaaaaaaaaggaaaaagaagcgATTCTTCTGTCACTTCATCCTTGGCTCGTAATTCACCCTTTAACTTATTTAATCAATAAACAAACCCTAAAACATAGACAAAATGCACACGATGAAAACATATACATAActtcttgaaaaaaaaaaggaaaacaaactatcTCGAATCTACCATTTTTTCCAAGCTAAGAAAACGTAAACCCTGTTCATCATCTCTCTTTATGGACGTAGATACTAACTAAGATGATCCAGATTCCATGTCTAAAATCTTCAAAGGCCAATGTCTTGCCCTCTACAATAACAGCAACATTTAGTTGTGGTAAGTTGATGAATGTGAAGTTGGTCATTAATCATGCACATTATGTTCAAAAGCGTGTGTTAATGACTCAACTTCAGATACGGTGGTATTGCAATCTGAACTTGGGCTCGATCTCTAGTGCAGTCAATGGCCACactgaaaagaagaaaacatcgAAATATTTTGTGATGAATATGTAACATGTTCGCAAGTAGAGGAATCACGAATCTCTAATCTAATAAAAACTTCTGGACGTCGACTCCTCCTTCCTCACCAGCAAACTTTTTTAGAAGCACTGCACACattgaaattggatatttaagtGTAGACTAGTACTAAATTGTAAGTTAatcctatcaaaagaagaagaatgttGAAATGTCACAAACCAGTAAATAGACCATAACTCACAGCTAAAAGAAGATCAAAAAGATCCCCTACGAGAGACCGCAGTCCATTGCTGTAGAAAGTTAATGCTCTTTCAATCTCACTTCTTTTAAACAAATGACCACCATAACTATGCATTAGATATAAATCAATTGGCAAATTAAACAAGTAGAACATGAAAGAGCAAACAAATTGTCCACTATCAAATATTCCATGTAATAAAATCAAGACCAAATGATAATAACATTAAGCTGCTTAAAGTTCAATCCAATAACATCCAAGTTCaatccaaaaaaaaaagatttatccAAGTTCAATCCAAACAAAAAGGTACATCCAAGTTCAATCCAAAGTATATcaaaacataagtaccaagaacctaattcaaatatttaatttattttggatgGATCTCATTAAGCTGCTTTATcacataatttctcctaaatgtCTTTGGCAATGTAAAGAAGTTGTTAATCTTGTGTTCATCCTTGAGAATATACTCTCCGACATCCATAATTTATTGCTAAGAGAATTCAGAAAGTTCTATTAGCTCATCATATATCTTCATTTTTCTATCACCACTTTCGATTTGTTTCTTGAAGGAGGTGGAAATTCTCTTTATCTCCTCATTAGCCTCAGTAACAGCAATAACATCCTTGTGAATCTCTCCCACCAAGTCATCTAAAGTATCATCAGCCTTTCATTTTCTCTTTCTAGTGGTTAACTTCTTGTTTGATGGACAAATTGATAAATCTAGAGTTTCAGATTTCCTTATTACTTGGTTGGCATGATCAAATTCTTTATCTTTTTGACATTTAGTATGTTCATCTTTTTCATGCTCAAACGTGTCAGTCTCTTCATCGCATAAATTTATTTCTTCTACTCTGCATTAGCTCCTGTGGCACGGTCTTTCCCCCACACAAACATCAAGTCATCAAGGTGGGGGAACTCTTTGTTCCTTAAACCAATAGCAGCTGGATGACtctaaattaaaaacatatcatTAGCAAAAAAATCCCACAATTATCAAAGAAATGGAAATACACAAAGTAGAAAAAGTTACCTTAACCTACTCATCAAATACATCTTTTGTTGTAATGATACACTTCTCAACATCATTCCATCCAAATCCACTGCTATGATTCAACATCTCGGTGATAGCATGGAACTGTCTCTTCAGCAGCTTATACCTTGACTCAATATAAGAAGTAGCCTTCAAACTGCTTGATGGCAATTTAGCAGCCATGAGTTTCTCTAAATGTAGCAAGTATCCAGTTCGAAAGCCATTCTCGCTCTTCTAAGCTGAATCTTTGCTCAACTCAACAAGGGTAGTCAACTAATACAACATCCTCTTGTTTTGTCCACAAGTGTTTGGTGTTTTgagtttttcttttgattctgaGTGTCATTGAACTTTCTACTTGTTCAACTACTTTTGGCATCTTTTGGCTATTTCCTTCCATTGAAAACTGAAATTAAACAATCCAAATAACACATTGTTCTTgcataaaacataatcaaattgTTCAAATGAATAATATACAAAATGCAGATATAATCAAATAGTTCAAACTTAATCAAATTGTTCAAATGATCCAAATGGATAAGAAActcaaatataacataatcaaacAGTTCAGTacatggaaatgaaacctaaattTCAAGAAAGAATATTAAATTTAATGAGTTGATGATTGCCAGCTCATGAACATATCATCTGCAAGCTTGTCTCTCCATTCAGTCCAAGCAGAATTAGTCTCACAATGCCTAATcaactcatcatcatcatcagcagCAGCAACAACAGTAGCAGCATCAGCAACATCATCAATTTCATTTGACTCAAGCTCAGTCTCTATCAGATCAATTGTCATTTCATATCTTATGAAATTATGGAGAATACAACAAGCAAAAATAATCCTACACTGAGTCTTAACATAATAAAATGACTTATCTCTCAATATAGCCCATCTAGCTTTTAAAATGTCAAAACACCTCTCAATGCAATTTCTTGCTTGAGAGTGTTTCATATTAAAGTATTCTTTTGCTGTCGCTGGTTGGTAACCTTGCCTCCATTCAGTCAAGTGGTACCTTTGACCTCTATATGGCGCCAAAAATCCTTCCCCATTTGTGTATCCagcatcacacaaataataacaaccTATATATATTACAAGTCAACaagtattaatatataaaaaaaccaAATATTTGTTAACGGTATTATAAGTGACtattatttttactataattATAACTTAATTACCTTGAGGAATCTTCAAGCCATTCCTCCTACTAATAGCATCCCTTAAGACTCTACCATCTGCCGCAGATCCTTCCCAACCCGGTAGGACATAGCTAAATTACATGTTCGGTATGCATACTCCCAAGACATTAGTTGCAATTTCACATTTTCTGGTCCGATACCTAAGTTTATCATCTATTGGGGCATTGACATTAATATAAGTCTCATCTAATGCTCCCAAACAACCCTACACTCAAAGAAGTATCataaaatcaaattatttttattatacacattaaattgattaaaaaaataaaattatagaaattatgtACTTGTACCTTAAACCATTTCCACCTCTCATCCGTGCAATTTTCTGGGATTGGTTCTAGCTTCTTAAACAAAATATTGTGTAACCGTAGAACAGAGTTCAAAACTAAATGAAATTTCCTACTAACAATCTCACCGGATCTAGCTGTTTGGCGTTTTAGGATCATATTCTTCACATTATGTGCAATAATGTGAAGAAAATATATTACAAGTTCATTAATTGAcatatttttgtttccttttaattttccatCAGTCGTTAGCAAATAACAAAGTTTGGCTAAAAACCTTCTATCCATCCTACAATTATCAACACATTGTCGATCACTCTAAAAACTCATCTCATTTAAGTTTATAGACCTAATATTATATCTAGACAATGCCTgataagcatatgatatgcttCTCCTCAATCTAGCACTCCTTCTTTTCATAGATAAGATCATTGCCAACGATAAAAGCATAAATAACTTGGTTTCCATCATCTTTATGCATATAATGAGTACATAAATCATCTTCATCTCTTGCCTTATTGCTAATCGAGTCATATCAGCCTATCATGTAAATAGAACAATGAACCAAACAGTAAATTAGCAAGGTGGAAAATCTCaacttctaataaaattggaAAACTAATAATACTGAATAGAAACCTACAAATTTTGTTTCAAACAAGAATTCTATTTGCAAGTTGGACTTACAATATGACATTAATCATTTTTGCAAGTTAAACCAAACATTAAACTAGCAcgctagaaaaataaaaaatatgaggTAGAACAAGAGAGTTAAAGGTCCAACAAAACTAATAATACAAAACATAAACCTCTCTGTTAGTTTTTGGCTTTCAAAACTAATATCATACAAAATTGTTGAAACGGACATATAAGATGATGAATAATAGTTttaaatataacaaaacataatgCAAACTTATCATGAATGAGTGCCATTTGAAATTTAATGTAAAATGATCAATATTtgctctttttatttattttcatacCATTTTGACTTTATTGATCAAACAATCCTACTACGACAAATACAAATGTTTTGACCATTTAATCTCAATAATAATGGCAACTTTTGACAACTCATAACAATTTATCATTTAACATTGTACGTTACCCAACCCATCAAATCTGTACAAAAGAAAATTTGCATTAACCAAGACAATATGTCAAATTAAAATATGCTTCATATGTCAATCTAGCAAAACTGGTTTAGTGAAATCATGTTAATTTCATGTAGCTAATTTtacaattatattttaatttcgtCATTATTGTATGTTACTATTGataagattgaaaaaaaaatcggTTAAATTTGGTCAGGTTGTGAAAATTGTTAAGTTAAATCAGGTTAGGCTCTATTCCTTAGGATTTTTATATGAAACAAGTTGGACAAACCTTGCTGCCATGGATCCATACATCAAAATCGAAAATCGAAAAAAATCAgatgacatttttttgtcaaatcaAACCTTGTGAAATTGTGAATGATCTTGTTCACCTATTGTTGATTAACTAAGGAAGCACAATGATATGAGTTTTCCATT is a window encoding:
- the LOC121979872 gene encoding putative disease resistance protein RGA3, which translates into the protein MSSRQTCLTRGLSNLHDEAVKRSRCNLVASRGHSDLAEALRPTKSLQEVLPSPAMMAQGRLLCIQNHLAMVCDSLWAINSMMIIPKMRVLYNMYLQSKKLDGVLDVPIEFADWETDVAASVTDAGELLGRILDWEASLHRYIVGNPQQVHFRHVILVELKEMLCCLNSLVLRGSAMGLRRDPMSSMNPLREDYSIVLNNEVVGRQEDIEKLIVIFQQYQPVPSNNNGNDSDPFVIVIVGKEGVGKATLARMIYHHTWVCKQFHHRIWVDVPRLSPFKIVNIIRKEFARSINNEEYCDLHRELPLHAFWEYINEQLDGRRYLLVLHFEYLASLTQQEWNELKNILLPVGGPGSGVLIINRSSTQSVSDMGFLHTVKNIRTYCLNPLSEDAWLELFKRHAATTIPSKQDKSEIDELIPFTKQHFQNLIHQPLLAKIVGWLNHDVQTTFPSPLPAALEEFYMLRNLQLVNIRVLQYRILLSGIQNEYNAILRVLTTEYLIPTEMAGLGWIESHYTTQEVLEFMIPRMVYYLRTKVPKDSTTIPRCCRYLRLEINPRATLFRLPIVPIEVSRKLISLILQEDETATQEYDEEEITLQAYKKRRMKAATAILKFLNNMLVRLVHLRILIVETSIIQTLPNEVSMLVNLRYLHLSKLKMELLPKSLFDLHNLRVLSLICCKKLQKIPERIYKLEKLEVLSLAYCTKLQQLPKSITRLQNLLQLDMEGCCWLRKLPEDLFRFKSLRVLHVTGCASLSQIPLGIEQLFGLRSLVVILAGVDGCFGLAELQALTNLQQLTLQNLERVKETQTEMLMGQQRLRILSLRWGGEEANDSSESATPLQLRSDSSISGGVLHYHHLVNFPVS
- the LOC121983102 gene encoding trichohyalin-like codes for the protein MLSLEKWSPPKRKNVKSFPWLRELTLIQCPKFKEINLLYDSILTMRVWLNNKTIWSLEFCNWDNLQYIENIEIVGCQELRHLPEGMQSLKRLTQMTIYSCNNLATSVALYSLQVLYLFACPVLAFNLEAFTKLSQLKINACPKMQIYYDAWMKKNEERRRAATEEEERRRTWMKESEEQWQAIEEERRRIWMQEIEKRWRAIEEEEDKYHIRGEAAQGYGSEEEEERRRTWMEENEKQWRAIEKEEEERRRTWMKENKERWWAIEEERRRIRMKEIEERQRALEEEERRRTSMKEMRNNGGQ